The DNA segment ACAAGATATTATTGAAGCGGTGTTTGGTGTTGTTTTATTTACCTTGTTAGTACAAGGTTTAACAATGCAAACCGTGATTGAGAAACTGGGCTTGATCGGCGATCGCGCTCAGCGTCGCAACTACAGGGAATTAATTGCCCGTCGCAGTGCCTTAGAACGAGTTTTACAACATTTAGATGCAGTTAAACCCTCGCCCAGCATTGACGAAGAATTCAAAAATTACCAAAGAGGGTTAGTTCAGGGGCAACTTGAAAGCGTCAACCAAGAAATTACCCAGTTGCAACAATCCTATCCTCAACTGCAATCCCTCGAACAAGAACAACTCCGCGATCAACTCTTAGAAGTAGAAGCAGAGACTTACGCTGAGTTTATTCGGGCAGGTAAACTGAATAATAACTTGTCTCCATTGTTACAAGAAGTACTCGCCAAAGAAGATTGAGAGGGACAATGTCATGTTTCGTTCTCAAGTGATCAAGTGCTATGAGTTACCTTATTGCACCTTAGAAATTCTTGCTCAAGATCGGTTTCGATTAATCATTGAAAGTTTAGATCAAGCCGATGAACCAACGTTTGAATTCAGCAGCGATCGCGCTCAACTGCTTCCACTGGCTAACACTTTACAGCAATACTGGCAATCAGTAACTCCTACGGCTACCTATCAGCAAGAAAGAGAATCCCTTTACCCCATTCATTTCATTGTTCATGATCAGTCTTATCGCCCTAAGCTGAGTTGGAGTCAGCTTTCAGACCTAGTAAAAATTTTAGAGCGATACCAGACGGATTTAAAGAAAAATCCCACCGCTAAAAGCAACCATCAAAAATATATCGTGAGTTTTACTTTACTCATCTTATTTGGCATGGTCGGGGGAATGATCGCCCGCGTGAAAATGGATCGTCAGTCTCTGCAAATCGCACTTCAGTCCTCTCAATCTTCACCAGGACAAACGACTCCTTCTTCTACTACTGCCTCTCAAACAACATCATCGCTTTCCCCATTAAAAGGTGTTTCTAAAAAACAGCTCAAACTTTCCGAGTCTCTAGTACAACTCGAACAACTCTCTCCCCCCTCTTCTATTACCTCTCCTTCTCTTCAGGATACCGGAGATTTTCCGAATCTTACGCCACCACAACCAACTTCGGAATTAGCCGTTACCCCGACCTTTCCTGCTGCCAATCAACCTAGAAAACCAGTCAATCTCAGCTCAGCGCCACAGTCAGAAACCTTATTCGATCAAACACCACAAGTAGCAGAAGTCCGAAATTATTTTCAATCGCGATGGGAACCACCGGTTAATTTAAAGCAAGACTTGGAATATCAGATCATCCTTGATGCCAATGGGTCTCTGGAAAAAATTACCCCTTTAGGAAGGGTTGCAGAAACCCATTTGTCAACTCTGCCCTTACCGCAAGCCAATCAACATTTTGTCTCGGCTTCTCCAACACAAGCCAACCAAAAGATGAGATTAGTCTTTCGTTCTAACGGTCAAATCAACACCTTTTTGATTAGTGCAAAGTAATAAGCAGTTCAATCTTAGTGCATTGACGAATCAATCAATCTCCTAACCTGAGACATCTGTGATCAAAATCGTTATCATTTAAAGCATAGTATCGCTTTTTAAAAGTTCTGTGAGTCAGTGTCTTAATCCGGATTGTCTCTATCGAATTCCTCTCTTGCCTCTGAAGCCTCCCAAAGAGCAGTTTTGTGAACGTTGTGGCAGTAAACTTTTGCTACGAGAACGCTATCGAGCCATTAAGCCCCTCAGTGCTGGGGGATTTGGTAAAACATTTGTGGCAATTGATGAAGATAAGCCATCGCGGTCTTATTGTGTGATTAAGCAGTTTTTTCCTCAAGCACAAGATTATTTTTCTTTGGAGAAGGGATCGGTACTCTTTGAACGGGAAGCAAAGCAGCTCGATGAATTGGGAAAGCACCCACAAATTCCAGAATTATTAGCCTACTTTACAGAAGGAAATTATAAATACTTAATCCAAGAACATATTAGTGGTATTGAGCTAAAAAGAGAGCAAGAAAAATTTGGTGTTTTTAACGAGACAAAACTACTGCAGTTTCTTTATGAAATTTTATTAATCTTAAAATTTATTCACGCTAGGCAGGTGATTCATCGTGATATTAAACCGGAAAATATTATTCGGCGATCGCGCGATCAGAAGCTGGTCTTAGTCGATTTTGGAGCGGTTAAAGACCTAAAAGGTGGGACAATTGCTCCTAACTGTACGATCATTGGTTCGAGTGGCTACGCGGCACCGGAGCAATGGCAAGGAAAAGCGACTATCGCCAGCGATCTCTATAGTGTTGGTGCAACCTGCATTTATTTGCTAACCGGTGTGCAACCCAGCGAGCTTTTCGATCACACCCAGAATCAGTGGACTTGGCAGGAAAAATTAGGCACCAACCACATTAGTGAAGGGTTAAGTCAAATTCTCGATCAACTACTTGCACTTCCCCTTTCACAACGTTATCGTTCTGTTGACGAAGTGTTGTTAGATTGCCAGACTCTGGACCCCACTTTTCCTGATCCGTTAGACGCTGCTCGCTTAGCGATGGTGCCAGTGGCAGCCCCTGGTTCAGAGGAAGCAATTGTAGATTCTACTGCGGATGAGAACTTGAAACCATTCTCTTTCTTAAATGATGATGAGGGCGCGTTTTCCTCGTTTGATGACACCGAAGGAAGTGAAATTGAAACTAGTTTTTCTGGTGATTTGGCTGAACAAGAGGAACTCTCTCCCAAAATTGGTACGATTCACCCCACTTTGCAAAAACTCTTAAATAGCCGTAAAATTCTTAATCCCACTTTAAAAAGACTGGTTGCTAAGCGCGAGCTTGAGTATATTCAAGTTGAAATTCAAGTCAATAGTGCTTTCAAAATTATTGAGCATTCTGATCAGGCAAAACGCTTCGCCACTGTACCTGAATTAATTCAAGTTGGGTTAGATGCCCGTCAAGGTTTTCCCGAATTAGTGGGTTTGGAAAAAATTGCGATGGAAATTATGCAAGGTCAAAGACGAAGTTTGCAATTAAAAGAGATTTCCAGAGAGCAATCCTCCTGGAAAACGATCTATTTTGACCTCTATTTTACCTGCGATCCCGGCGAGTCTCTAAGCAACAATCGCTTAATCATTTTGATTATTGAAGCAACCGAATGGCTTGAGGAAGCCGAGAAATTAAATGTCTTCCCAGCTCAATTGCCAACGAATCATTTATGATTTCTAGAACCGTTGGTCATGTCTTTTTCAAAATGAGGAACGTCCTTGGGCTAGCAAGGCTGTTCCATAAGCAGCATCCATTTGGGGTGAAGGCTGCACCGGTACTTGCAAGTATCGTTCTCGAATCGTTTGCCACACCTGATTTTTTGCCCCCCCACCTGCCGTATAAACCCGATGTAATGGAGTTGCCCCCAATGCTTGTAATTTTTCATAGCCTTGGCCTTCAATGCGAGCAATACTTTCTAATAATCCTTGCAAAAACTTGACATCACTCTCCGGACGAGGCATCAGTTGCGGAGATAAATTGGGATTATTAATCGGAAAGCGCTCTCCCGGTTTGACAAGCGGATAATAGTCTAAGTGAGTCGGTTGTGTCGGATCGATTTGATCCGAAAGCTGTCTTAACTGCTGATCGCTGAAAAACTGCTTTAACACTGCCCCCCCAGTATTCGATGCCCCACCGGTTAACCATAAATCGCCAAAGCGATGACTATAAACCCCATACTCGGCGGCTTGAACCGGCGTCTCACTCAGTAACTTCAACACTAGTGTTGAACCCAGGGAAGTGACGGCTTCTCCCGGTGTCCTCGCCCCACTGGCAATAAAGGCAGCAATACTATCGGTGGTTCCCGTACCAACTTGACAATCAGCCGGAAACCCGAATTTTTGGGCAATCGCAGCCGTAACGGTTGCGACTGGGGTTCCTGGCGCTAACACTTGCGGTAAACTTTCAAAATTCAGTAAATGAGTGAGCCATTGAGGATAGCAGAGGTTTTCCACATCATAGCCAAGCTTCAGCGCATTGTGATAGTCGCTAATACCGAGTTTGCCATGAAGGAGAAACCCTAACCAGTCTGCTTGGTGGAGAAAAAAGTGTCCTGGGGCAACCTTCCCTTGCTCCTGCCAATACAAAAATTTCGCTAAGCTAGAGGAAGCACTTTGTACCACATGATCCCCTGGCGCAAGAGTTTGCAAAATTTGGAGAATAGAATCCGGAGTGCGGTCATTGTAGAGAAACGGAGTCGTGATTGGAGTGCCTGCGCGATCGCAGAGCAAAACAGTACTAGAGGTACCATTAATACTGATACACCGAATCGAGCGCCTCATCGAAAGGGGAATTTGATTGCAAAGACAAAACAGCGCATTGTGCCACTGTCCGACCCACTCATCGGAATTGGTAAAAGCATACTCCTGCTGCTCTTGAATGATCTTATGTTCATCAATAACAACACATCTGGCTCCCGAGGTGCCAAAATCAATTCCCAAGTCAAACATATTTCCGAAGCTGATAACTAATTACCAGTAACAGGAGAGTGGTAACGATGCGGAACCCGGGACTTGAACCCGGAAGTTCTTGCGAACACTAGAACCTGAATCTAGCGCGTCTACCAATTCCGCCAGTTCCGCTAGCGTGTCCATCGAAACAGTCCGAAAAAACACAATCTCACATTGCTAAGGATTTGTCAAGTGCTAGCCTGACTTTGACGACAAAAATCAGTAAAAAATTTGAACCTAATTGGGCAGACTGTTTAAGATAGAGAAACCAACTATACTGAATCAACGCCAAGATTTATTTTAACTTGGTTAACTAGCCTAACTCCAGATTGAGATCGCAAGGCAGTGTTAAGAGGATACATAAAAAACCGTTAACATCGAAGTTACCCATCATTAAAGGACCAAGCTGGGGAAGCAGTAGACGGAAAAACGCTGAACTGGGCAATGTATTTACCCAGACAGTCAACCCATCGAAAAGAAACATGAATAACGACAGTATGAAGCAAGGGAAATTTAACGTGAGCCATCATAATCAATCCCTGAATAATTTAGCCCCTGACCAAGGGCAACCTTGGCTAGTGGAGGAACGAGACGCTTGTGGCGTTGGTTTTATTGCCTCCAAAGATGGTCATGGTAGCCACAAATTAATCCAACAAGCCGTTACAGCTCTCGGGTGTTTAGAACATCGGGGGGCGTGCAGTGCTGACCGTGATTCTGGGGATGGGGCAGGAATTATGAGTGCCATTCCCTGGCAATTGTTCCAAAAGTGGTTAAAAGAAAATAACCTTTTTGTTCCCTCACGTGAACACCTAGCAGTGGGAATGCTATTTTTGCCTTTAGATGAGGAACAAGCCGCCAGCGTGCGTAGCTGTGTGGAAAAAGTGCTGAAACAGCACTGCTTGTATGTAGTGGGTTGGCGTCCCGTTCCTGTGCAGCCAGAAGTCCTCGGAGAACAAGCGCAAGCGAACCGACCGCGTGTGGAACAAGTCCTCTTGGCATCCCCAACGCAACAAGGGGATGACTTAGAAAAAACCCTCTATATCACCAGCGCTGAAATCAAACAAGAAGTGACCGCCTCAGCCGGGTTAGATCATCCTGATGACTTCTACATTTGCTCGTTCTCCAATCGCACGATTGTCTATAAAGGCATGGTGCGTTCGGTAGTTTTAGGAGAATTCTATCTCGACTTTAAAGATCCAGACTTTATCAGTCCCTTTGCCATTTATCACCGCCGCTTTAGTACCAACACCATGCCGAAATGGCGATTAGCCCAGCCAATGCGGATGCTAGGTCATAATGGGGAAATTAATACGCTCCTGGGCAATATTAATTGGATGTCAGCGCGGTTGAACGATTTAGCTGCTCCGCACTTAACCCAAGAAGAAATGGCGAGTTTGCCGTTGGTGAGTCAGGACAAAAGTGACTCAGCAAACTTAGATAACGTGATGGAGCTTTTGGTTCAAGCCGGGCGCAGTCCCATGGCAGCGTTGATGATGCTAATTCCAGAAGCGTATCAGAATCAACCCGAATTAGCTGATCGCCCTGAAATTATTGATTTCTACGAATATCACAGTGGGATTCAAGAGCCTTGGGATGGACCGGCTTTAATTGTCTTTAGCGATGGCAAAACGGTGGGGGCAAACTTAGACCGTAATGGTTTACGTCCCGCCCGCTACTGTATTACCAAAGATGATTACGTCATTGTCGGTTCCGAAGCGGGTGTGTTGCCCATTCCCGAAGCAGAAATTGTGGAAAAAGGTCGTCTCGGTCCTGGGGAAATGCTTGCTGTTGATTTAGAACATCACGAAATCCTCAAAAATTGGGAGATTAAGCAACAAGTCGCTCGAGAAGCCCCCTATGGACAATGGTTACGGGAAGGACGGAAAACGGTTGAGTTACAACCGTTTCCTGAAACCCCTCAAATGGAGAACACCGAGGTTCTGCAAA comes from the Cyanobacteria bacterium GSL.Bin1 genome and includes:
- a CDS encoding protein kinase, which encodes MSQCLNPDCLYRIPLLPLKPPKEQFCERCGSKLLLRERYRAIKPLSAGGFGKTFVAIDEDKPSRSYCVIKQFFPQAQDYFSLEKGSVLFEREAKQLDELGKHPQIPELLAYFTEGNYKYLIQEHISGIELKREQEKFGVFNETKLLQFLYEILLILKFIHARQVIHRDIKPENIIRRSRDQKLVLVDFGAVKDLKGGTIAPNCTIIGSSGYAAPEQWQGKATIASDLYSVGATCIYLLTGVQPSELFDHTQNQWTWQEKLGTNHISEGLSQILDQLLALPLSQRYRSVDEVLLDCQTLDPTFPDPLDAARLAMVPVAAPGSEEAIVDSTADENLKPFSFLNDDEGAFSSFDDTEGSEIETSFSGDLAEQEELSPKIGTIHPTLQKLLNSRKILNPTLKRLVAKRELEYIQVEIQVNSAFKIIEHSDQAKRFATVPELIQVGLDARQGFPELVGLEKIAMEIMQGQRRSLQLKEISREQSSWKTIYFDLYFTCDPGESLSNNRLIILIIEATEWLEEAEKLNVFPAQLPTNHL
- a CDS encoding carbohydrate kinase, encoding MFDLGIDFGTSGARCVVIDEHKIIQEQQEYAFTNSDEWVGQWHNALFCLCNQIPLSMRRSIRCISINGTSSTVLLCDRAGTPITTPFLYNDRTPDSILQILQTLAPGDHVVQSASSSLAKFLYWQEQGKVAPGHFFLHQADWLGFLLHGKLGISDYHNALKLGYDVENLCYPQWLTHLLNFESLPQVLAPGTPVATVTAAIAQKFGFPADCQVGTGTTDSIAAFIASGARTPGEAVTSLGSTLVLKLLSETPVQAAEYGVYSHRFGDLWLTGGASNTGGAVLKQFFSDQQLRQLSDQIDPTQPTHLDYYPLVKPGERFPINNPNLSPQLMPRPESDVKFLQGLLESIARIEGQGYEKLQALGATPLHRVYTAGGGAKNQVWQTIRERYLQVPVQPSPQMDAAYGTALLAQGRSSF